The proteins below are encoded in one region of Plutella xylostella chromosome 13, ilPluXylo3.1, whole genome shotgun sequence:
- the LOC125488429 gene encoding cytoplasmic dynein 2 heavy chain 1-like yields MVDGVILDVWSWVVCDGDIDPEWVEALNSVLDDNHLLTLPSGWRIQFGPNVNFIFETHSLEHASPATVSRMGIILLSEENSCAQEMLNSWMEKVEIDNEIAKMALPLLQKVIKKCMQWFSTHRSDVIMKVYNVSMVRQIITQFEYIAANVGVSVMNTSPEELVYMAVQRGAMSVLKDSAVASFQDKMSELLGLPPVSTQPVAEWRDDVYLSSRLHRSEPAVRAVIGSPESHLLIIGPAASAKNLLAEYVLKDTNTSLVITIDCTPILEPEDIIKELKRHNLVRSGGTGSSRVGAILFVRSLHRARVDAWGSSAVHAMLLQIMQHGGFSAINSAADGGGVTYCRLQRTTLVMTSHGPALCPRLLAAPRTLAIPEPDDDELSELASNYLKQSVDRNISEKDMANVTKQILAMFKEITETFYSQPHYSWAASDLKRWCENVKWYSPSKTEELLLAVAAEANNIFRDRLVTDTEKERYHSILKRYFKDASSDDSYFIPKLRGTGVYVEAAEKKDWYQTTQKIINQCLTEQEHSVFGECGAEVCAELSILCPAMARATNGDLVVCVGSAGVGRRAAAYIVATSLPATLLFVNHSGEFNTQFKNALTSAGSEANRTLIVISESTINNTTLGLIEALMNAQTEYAVPRDILPSLSHSQPNQQFLENIKQNLGIIITLDKNQGNLLDILQKNPFLYQESHILWLDSWSPDTLRKMPQLIIQRLLKEDIAEVKPDDHESIPVEGFIHIYNSLEADWMKAPARYVSFIKAYYYIVKRKKAALVQRKNMLLSGVEALRRARSEVATLQSEAAEQEAALSDKQAKANQALDQIGATVRAATDRKEEMHALKLNIEQENEKLQIRKKEIEAELASVEPIVTAARAAVGEIKPESLSEVRSLRAPPEVVRDVLEGVLRLMGIADTSWHSMKNFLSKRGVKEDIRCLDASQITPEAVQSVQRLLETRGSSFEAAAARRASAACAPLAAWVRANVEHARALARVQPLQLQQAQLMRNLQDAENQLAALSTGLTTVDERVASLKEQLGKHTRDAATIELRLSNAAKTIDTARGLLEQLAQEYSAWETDLEHISKEILELNVRSLLAAAYIVYLPDVTEPQARDYIQKWGELIGFEDADFSVINFLSTTEKQLKWDADGLSSDRSAMKNAVLIDQILESNKCGFCPLIIDPDGDALPWLKNTLADMSCDFISQHSDKLQTAIQYAVRLGRVLVITDVDSIHPSWATLLRGLPLSGTTVANPSVRLLLYTRDATLPSRLPPQHRATLSLVHFTARVDGLTDQLVHYALHQQNPEVTEKAKEIKLQKATLQKQQHELQENLLKDLSTNSDILHDAHLIASLNKTRSSGATVAAALSAARAVEQQAASACRQYQPSADRTAILALAVKELTKHRPLVSMPVDAVLEIFVDAVKKGGDNDAIVKYVTRRIIERVLLGLYKRDKYIVVLHLLRQVYEEVIPENLWKIFVGDTDYVEDQKGMTEIKNRYSWMSDGTVKKVAVLQGECLALYNKLSLDNSELWMSFLKSGDLSIISKLKLNPFENIIAVATIRPESLYRAIVAFVDQVLGVGVMSMGGSLTLGGRGPRLLLGGATDQLAHAARAAARSFTQVMVDDGIEKWEGAVEAARSGGWVALVVGASPFPPQLITFLANLRQRPAEDFSPDFRLWIVSEDREIPPLISNSCINIVVEAPEGMKNNVMNTLSAWGDYSSQDIKLVRMHVCLALFHALVQERRAYIPEGWSRWYPFEWGDIAASTSIIRACGATATARGLLQALYRGRAGAAPDRELLAALARSALGEHTEAHAWRPRGLDKPLPYSTNIQAYAAALSVMPDIDSAAALGLPANCRVVWETKAAERIVAGLKELRASVNVNKKSESVNPLRPLLALWKKLMSGNPLVKGGYHNDKLTSSSSSWWGCVCACELHSAARLVRTVHAALAHLASDKNAALYKVPEEWQLIWEGPDDPVQYVKELSFRAHAAVKRMDAFTEQGDFPSELDIRSFLHPERVLAAARARCAQMSRCPPEALGLSLAWDCRSKGKTLLDGITLVGLLLTGARWDRRLVPAAGQDPPTAPAPPLTATYVQQQASPCDAAWSVRLYSSEGRERLLATAAAPALDEDIPSRAVTLYPAPIV; encoded by the exons atggTGGACGGAGTCATACTAG ACGTGTGGTCGTGGGTGGTGTGCGACGGCGACATAGACCCGGAGTGGGTGGAGGCGCTCAACTCAGTGCTGGATGATAATCACCTGCTGACGCTGCCCTCGGGCTGGCGCATACAGTTCGGGCCTAATGTCAACTTTATATTTGAGACTCATAGTTTGGAACACGCGTCGCCCGCTACTGTGTCTCGTATGGGGATCATTCTGTTGAG TGAAGAAAACAGTTGCGCCCAAGAAATGCTGAATAGTTGGATGGAGAAGGTGGAAATAGATAACGAGATAGCCAAAATGGCGCTACCACTGTTGCAGAAAGTTATCAAAAAGTGTATGCAATggttttcgacacatagatcAGATGTTATCATGAAAGTCTACAATGTATCTATG GTGCGTCAAATCATAACCCAGTTCGAGTACATAGCAGCGAACGTGGGCGTGAGCGTGATGAACACGAGTCCAGAAGAGCTCGTCTACATGGCCGTACAGAGAGGGGCGATGAGCGTTCTGAAGGATAGTGCCGTGGCTTCGTTTCAAGATAAG ATGTCGGAGCTGCTCGGTCTACCTCCAGTGTCCACACAACCTGTAGCCGAGTGGCGCGACGACGTGTACTTGTCATCGCGTCTCCATCGCAGCGAGCCGGCCGTACGAGCTGTTATAGGGTCCCCCGAGTCGCATCTGCTTATTATTGGACCGGCCGCTTCGGCTAAAAA TTTACTGGCGGAATATGTACTGAAAGATACGAATACATCTCTCGTTATAACAATTGACTGCACTCCAATTTTGGAGCCAGAGGATATCATCAAAGAATTGAAacgt CACAATTTAGTCCGTTCGGGCGGCACTGGCTCGTCCCGGGTGGGCGccatcttgttcgttcgttcgctGCATCGAGCCAGAGTGGACGCTTGGGGCAGCAGCGCCGTTCATGCGATGTTGTTACAA ATAATGCAGCACGGCGGTTTCAGCGCCATAAACTCAGCAgccgacggcggcggcgtgacGTACTGCCGCCTTCAACGCACCACGCTCGTGATGACGTCACACGGCCCCGCGCTGTGCCCCCGCCTGCTGGCCGCGCCGCGCACGCTCGCTATACC GGAACCTGACGATGACGAGTTGTCAGAGCTCGCTAGTAACTACTTGAAACAAAGCGTGGACAGGAATATTTCAGAGAAAGACATGGCCAATGTTACGAAGCAGATCTTGGCTATGTTCAAAGAG ATAACTGAAACGTTTTATTCGCAACCTCATTATTCGTGGGCCGCCTCAGATCTGAAACGATGGTGTGAGAATGTTAAATGGTACTCGCCGAGTAAAACTGAAGAACTTTTGCTG GCTGTAGCAGCTGAGGCGAATAATATATTCAGGGACAGACTAGTCACAGATACTGAAAAAGAAAGGTACCATTCAATCCTAAAACGCTATTTCAAGGATGCCTCATCTGATGATTCATATTTCATACCGAAGTTGCGAGGTACAGGGGTGTATGTGGAAGCGGCTGAGAAGAAAGATTGGTATCAAACTACACAGAAAATTATCAACCAGTGCC TAACAGAACAAGAACACAGTGTATTTGGAGAGTGTGGAGCAGAAGTTTGTGCTGAATTATCCATTTTATGTCCAGCCATGGCTAGAGCG ACTAACGGTGACCTAGTAGTCTGCGTCGGCAGCGCGGGCGTGGGTCGCCGGGCGGCCGCGTACATAGTGGCGACCTCTCTGCCGGCAACCCTGTTGTTTGTCAACCACAGTGGCGAGTTCAACACGCAGTTTAAGAAT GCTCTAACTTCAGCTGGAAGCGAGGCCAACCGTACTCTTATAGTTATTAGTGAATCGACAATAAACAACACAACGCTGGGACTGATAGAAGCTTTGATGAATGCGCAGACAGAATATGCGGTCCCGAGAGATATCTTGCCGTCTCTTTCGCACTCACAGCCTAACCAACAGTTCCTTGAGA acatcAAACAAAATCTCGGCATAATAATAACCCTAGACAAAAACCAAGGCAACCTACTGGATATATTACAGAAAAATCCTTTCCTATACCAAGAAAGCCATATTCTATGGCTCGATAGCTGGTCTCCCGATACCTTACGGAAAATGCCACAGTTAATCATACAGAG GTTATTAAAGGAAGACATAGCAGAAGTAAAGCCGGATGACCACGAGTCGATCCCAGTGGAAGGGTTCATTCACATCTACAACTCTCTAGAGGCTGACTGGATGAAGGCACCGGCTAGATATGTCAGCTTCATCAAAGCGTACTACTATATTGTGAAGAGGAAGAAAGCGGCTTTAGTGCAGAGGAAGAATATGCTATTG TCAGGCGTAGAAGCCCTCCGTCGCGCTAGAAGCGAAGTGGCAACGTTGCAATCTGAAGCGGCGGAGcaagaggcggccttatccGACAAACAAGCCAAGGCCAACCAAGCTCTGGACCAGATCGGGGCCACCGTCAGAGCGGCAACGGACAGGAAGGAGGAAATGCACGCGCTCAAGCTGAACATTGAGCAGGAGAATGAGAAACTGCAGATACG TAAAAAGGAAATAGAAGCAGAACTAGCGTCAGTGGAGCCGATCGTAACCGCTGCGCGGGCGGCTGTCGGGGAAATTAAACCAGAATCTCTAAGCGAG GTGAGATCGCTCCGTGCGCCGCCAGAGGTTGTGAGGGACGTTCTAGAAGGGGTGCTGAGATTAATGGGCATCGCAGACACCTCCTGGCATTCCATGAAGAACTTCCTGTCCAAGCGGGGAGTCAAGGAGGATATTAG GTGCTTGGACGCGAGTCAGATAACCCCCGAAGCGGTGCAGTCAGTGCAGCGCTTACTAGAAACCCGCGGCTCTTCCttcgaggcggcggcggcgcggcgagcCAGCGCGGCCTGCGCGCCGCTAGCCGCGTGGGTCAGAGCCAATGTGGAGCACGCGAGGGCATTAGCGAGAGTACAGCCGCTGCAGTTACAGCAGGCGCAGCTTATGAG AAACCTACAAGACGCTGAGAACCAGCTAGCCGCCCTATCCACCGGGCTGACCACCGTGGACGAGCGAGTGGCCTCGCTGAAGGAACAACTGGGGAAGCACACTCGAGACGCGGCCACCATAGAGTTGAGGCTCAGCAACGCGGCCAAGACTATAGATACGGCCCGCGGACTGTTGGAACAACTCGCGCAAGAGTACAGCGCTTGGGAGACTGAT CTAGAGCACATATCCAAAGAGATACTAGAACTGAACGTGCGGTCTCTTCTGGCTGCAGCTTACATTGTGTACTTACCAGATGTGACGGAACCACAAGCCAG AGATTATATACAAAAATGGGGTGAACTAATCGGTTTTGAAGATGCCGATTTTTCAGTGATAAACTTCCTATCAACTACtgaaaagcaattaaaatggGATGCAGACGGGTTATCTTCGGACAGATCTGCTATGAAAAACGCTGTCTTAATTGACCAG ATACTGGAGTCAAATAAATGTGGATTCTGTCCGCTCATTATAGACCCAGACGGAGATGCCCTGCCGTGGCTCAAGAACACCCTCGCTGATATGTCCTGCGACTTCATATCTCAGCACAGTGACAAACTGCAAACTGCTATTCAGTATGCTGTAAG GCTTGGTCGTGTGCTGGTAATAACAGACGTAGACAGCATCCACCCATCCTGGGCCACACTACTCCGGGGCCTGCCCCTATCCGGCACCACTGTAGCGAACCCGTCTGTGCGACTGTTGCTTTACACGAGGGACGCGACGTTGCCAAGCCGCCTGCCCCCGCAACACAGGGCCACGTTGTCGCTCGTACACTTCACGGCTAGAGTTGATGGGCTTACTG ATCAATTAGTGCACTACGCGTTGCATCAACAAAACCCGGAAGTCACTGAAAAGGCGAAAGAAATAAAGCTACAAAAAGCAACTCTTCAGAAACAGCAGCATGAATTGCAG GAGAACCTGCTAAAAGACCTATCAACGAACAGCGACATCCTCCACGACGCTCACCTTATAGCGTCGCTCAACAAGACGCGGTCGAGTGGCGCCACCGTCGCCGCGGCGCTGAGCGCGGCCCGCGCCGTCGAGCAACAAGCAGCCAGCGCCTGCCGCCAGTACCAGCCCAGTGCTGACAG GACTGCAATATTAGCTCTGGCCGTGAAAGAGTTGACTAAGCATAGGCCGCTAGTTTCGATGCCTGTTGATGCTGTTTTGGAGATTTTCGTTGATGCTGTGAAAAAAGGAGgg GACAACGATGCCATAGTGAAGTATGTAACACGGCGAATCATAGAAAGAGTTCTTCTAGGACTGTACAAGAGAGACAAGTACATTGTAGTGCTACACTTGTTGAGACAAGTGTACGAGGAAGTTATACCAGAAAACCTCTGGAAGATATTCGTAGGCGATACGGACTACGTAGAAGATCAGAAGGGCATGACCGAGATAAAGAATAGGTATTCTTGGATGTCAGATGGAACTGTGAAAAAAGTTGCAGTATTGCAG GGAGAATGCCTGGCCTTATACAACAAGTTATCTCTAGACAATAGTGAACTGTGGATGTCATTCCTCAAGTCTGGAGATCTGTCCATCATTAGCAAGTTAAAGCTCAATCCGTTTGAGAACATCATAGCGGTAGCCACTATCAGACCAGAAAGTCTTTATAGAGCCATAGTGGCGTTTGTTGATCAAGTATTAG GTGTAGGAGTGATGTCTATGGGCGGCTCGCTGACGCTGGGCGGCCGAGGCCCGCGCCTGCTACTAGGCGGCGCCACGGACCAGCTAGCgcacgccgcccgcgccgccgcacgcTCCTTCACACAG GTGATGGTGGACGACGGCATAGAGAAGTGGGAGGGCGCGGTGGAGGCGGCGCGCTCGGGCGGCTGGGTCGCCCTCGTGGTGGGCGCCTCGCCCTTCCCGCCCCAGCTCATCACCTTCTTGGCTAACTTGCGACAGCGACCG GCAGAAGATTTTAGTCCCGATTTTCGGCTTTGGATAGTGTCTGAAGATCGGGAGATACCACCGCTCATCTCAAACAGCTGCATAAATATTGTTGTAGAA GCGCCAGAAGGCATGAAGAACAACGTAATGAACACGCTATCAGCCTGGGGTGACTACTCCAGCCAGGACATCAAGCTTGTGCGGATGCACGTCTGCCTCGCATTGTTCCACGCGCTTGTGCAGGAACGGAGGGCGTATATACCTGAAG GATGGAGTCGCTGGTACCCGTTTGAATGGGGCGACATAGCCGCTTCCACTTCCATCATCCGTGCCTGTGGCGCGACCGCGACCGCGCGCGGTCTGCTGCAGGCGCTGTACCGCGGtcgcgcgggcgcggcgccggaCCGCGAGCTGCTAGCGGCGCTGGCGCGGTCTGCCTTAGGCGAACACACGGAGGCACACGCGTGGCGTCCACGCGGTCTGGACAAGCCCTTACCGTACTCTACCAACATACAG GCTTATGCCGCGGCCCTCAGCGTGATGCCGGACATAGactcggcggcggcgctggggCTGCCGGCCAACTGCCGCGTGGTCTGGGAGACTAAAGCCGCTGAACGCATCGTAGCGGGACTCAAAG AGCTAAGGGCGTCGGTGAATGTGAACAAAAAGTCAGAGAGTGTAAATCCGCTGCGACCTCTGCTAGCGTTGTGGAAGAAACTTATGTCGGGAAATCCTTTAGTCAAAGGAGGATACCATAATGACaag CTAAcgtcatcatcgtcatcatggTGGGGCTGCGTGTGCGCGTGCGAGCTGCACTCGGCCGCGCGGCTCGTGCGCACTGTTCACGCTGCGCTTGCGCATCTAGCGAGTGATAAGAACGCCGCCTTGTATAAG GTACCGGAGGAATGGCAGTTGATCTGGGAGGGCCCGGACGACCCCGTACAGTATGTGAAGGAGCTGTCATTCCGAGCACATGCTGCCGTCAAACGGATGGATGCGTTCACTGAACAAGGGGATTTCCCTTCAG AGCTGGACATCCGTTCGTTCCTGCACCCGGAGCGAGTgttggcggcggcgcgcgcgcgctgcGCCCAGATGTCGCGGTGTCCGCCCGAGGCACTCGGCCTTAGTCTGGCCTGGGACTGTAGGAGCa AGGGCAAAACACTACTAGACGGTATAACGCTAGTGGGTCTACTCCTGACGGGCGCCCGCTGGGACCGTCGCCTCGTGCCGGCCGCCGGCCAGGACCCGCCcaccgcgcccgcgccgccgctcaCCGCCACCTATGTGCAG CAACAGGCCTCCCCATGCGACGCCGCCTGGAGCGTCCGCCTCTACTCCAGCGAAGGCCGCGAGCGTCTGCTGGCCACGGCCGCGGCGCCCGCGCTAGATGAAGACATACCTTCGCGAGCTGTCACTCTGTACCCTGCACCTATTGTGTAG
- the LOC105397126 gene encoding uncharacterized protein LOC105397126, protein MRLGLVVLLCLVAVGAAQPLVCIDDAQCAHGTFCFQHQECRRCLQCAELSRAPRAVPANCTMSVVDCGPCLPGLVPDPSGNLDASCVAAAAAAAGAGGADPPPYLWIGLGALAVLLATCLLALVYVVRHTDSVKILSNISLWLPCSQARDASPTDAPPPYNAAHYSPVCPTSPPLDPLPTYQPHPPESLDSGFATPPFDPSMYPRESKAGAGAGRGGVLRDAAQAAVAYHHPRVRFPDQAHDEDDDEEPPQPDLHDQDTAQSTWTPADDSNNNHTNSGPLPSEPGSAAELSTLLSEARGLTVIRPPDRQPVVRQNATDRQAVVRQNASERRSDADDATPSKVPCVRQDSNHNHRGFVPSDEAGASGAGQSSAQPSLGINIYVQHNDVKIFK, encoded by the exons ATGCGGTTAGG CCTGGTTGTCCTGCTCTGTCTGGTGGCGGTGGGCGCTGCGCAGCCGCTGGTGTGCATCGATGACGCACAGTGCGCGCACGGCACGTTCTGCTTCCAGCACCAGGAGTGCCGGCGCTGCCTGCAGTGCGCCGAGCTGAGCCGCGCGCCCCGGGCCGTGCCCGCTAATTGCACCATGTCCGTGGTGGACTGCGGACCTTGCTTGCCCGG GCTAGTCCCGGACCCGAGCGGCAACCTGGACGCCTCgtgcgtggcggcggcggcggcggcggcgggggcgggcggggcggaCCCGCCGCCCTACCTGTGGATCGGGCTGGGCGCCCTCGCCGTGTTGCTAGCCACGTGTCTGCTCGCGCTCGTCTATGTAGTGCGGCACACCGACTCCGTGAAGATACTGTCTA ACATATCCCTGTGGCTGCCGTGCAGCCAGGCGCGCGACGCGTCTCCCACggacgcgccgccgccgtacAACGCCGCGCACTACTCCCCCGTGTGCCCCACCTCACCCCCCCTCGACCCGCTGCCGACGTACCAGCCGCACCCTCCTG AGAGCCTCGACTCCGGCTTCGCCACTCCGCCTTTCGACCCGTCCATGTACCCGCGCGAGAGCaaggcgggggcgggggcggggcgcgggggggtgCTGCGCGACGCGGCGCAGGCGGCCGTGGCCTACCACCACCCCAGGGTTCGCTTCCCCGACCAGGCGCATGA TGAGGACGACGACGAGGAGCCGCCGCAGCCGGACCTGCACGACCAGGACACGGCTCAGAGCACGTGGACGCCCGCCGACGACTCCAACAACAACCACACCAA TAGCGGCCCTCTACCGAGCGAGCCCGGCAGTGCGGCGGAACTCTCCACGTTGTTGAGCGAAGCGCGCGGTCTGACCGTGATCCGACCGCCGGACCGCCAGCCGGTCGTGCGACAGAACGCGACAGACCGCCAAGCGGTCGTGCGACAGAACGCGTCTGAGCGCCGGAGCGACGCCGACGACGCCACCCCCAGCAAGGTGCCTTGTGTGCGGCAG GATTCCAACCACAACCACAGGGGGTTCGTGCCGAGCGACGAGGCGGGCGCGTCGGGCGCGGGCCAGTCCTCCGCGCAGCCCTCGCTCGGCATCAACATCTACGTGCAACACAACGACGTCAAGATATTCAAATAG